In Micromonospora inyonensis, the genomic window CATCCACCCGACGAGCCTCGAAGCCGTACCGGGGACGCCGGCGGTGGAGTTGCCGAACGGAACGCGAGGCCGCTCGGTATCCGGGGGCGGGGAGAGGGTGAGGGGGCGGGGTGGGAGATGGGCAGGGTGGGGAGCTGCCCGCGCGTCACTGCCTGGTGGTGGAGGTGCCCGGCTTGAAGAACCGTGAGGAGTGGTCACCCGCCGGCCCGGTCGAGGTGACTCCTCGCGCCGGTCGGACGGCCGCCGGGTACGTCGGGGTGGTCATTCGGTGGCTGGTCTAACCCGAGGTGGAGTTGCCGAACGGTTCCACGGGCTGCGCAGGCGGCCGGCGGACGCCGGGTCGGAGCGCCTCCGGCGGGGGCCAGACGACTCCGGGATGGAGTTGCCGAACGGTTCCGGTGGGTGGGTGGTTGAGGAGGGATGCCATCCCGCCCGCCACCGACCCAGGCAGAGCCGAGCAGACCAGGGCCAGGGCGACAAGGTCGTTCGTCCGGTAGGGCGCTCCACCTTGTCGCCCTGGCCCTGGCCCGCTCCACGGAGTGTGGGTCGGCGGCAGACGGGATGGCCGCCGCGTGGTTAAGGAGCTTCGACTTCGCTGGCTGAGGATGCGATAATGCGATAGACGGCCAACGGGACGACATTAAAGCCAGGCCATTGGGGAACGTCGGCGAATCCCAGCGCTCCTAGGAAACGCATGTACGAGTTGACGAAAGCAGCGGTCCGTCCTCGAACTACCTGGCCAGCCCCGTCAGTGATGTCTGCATACTCTGGAGAGACCCGATCTTTGGCATTTGCATAGTGTCCGATGGTCCCAACAACAGTCCAGTTTTGGTTGCCTGTCCCATACCGAGCAAAAAGTATTTCCGGGTCGCCGTCGAGGAACTGCCTCCCTTCTTGAAGTCGTACACCGATGCTGTGGGTGTCGTTATCGGTTGGGTATAGGTTCAGGTGTAGTCCGGGCGTGAATAGTCCGCGAGCAATCTTTACGAGCCCGCGAAAGAACTCGGGTCCGATTCCCTGGCTTCCGTCGGTGTTCCTCATGGGGTTGAAGTCGGGGATCGTGTCTTCAAGTTGATTAATTGTTTCGGGTGATTTATCCCCTTTTGCTCTTGCTGGTCGGCCCTTGCCCTGGCGTGCAGGTGGAGAGGAGGAAGTAGCGGTTGCCGCACCTATGCCTTCTAGGCCTGAATGAGTCGATGCGAATCCCGCTAGACTTGCCGCGACGTATCGAGCGTCGAAGAGTGACCCTGGGGCGGCTATGCGCACGAGGGTGCCTGGGGGTGTTGATTCTCGCAACTCAGTGGAGGTCCAGAAGGGCGCACTCTGCAGTTGGTCAGAGAGGTCCTTGATTAGGCCACTTGAATCCAGCGCATCTTCCAGGGTGGGAAATAGGGCGTCGCCGAGAGACTTTGTGGTGTAATTCTCCTCGCCCCAGCCCTGATAATGTCCTGCAAATCCTTTAACGCCAGCCTCAGTCCGCTTATCATTCTTAGTCGTGTTTCGCGCTTCCTCGGCGATTCCTCCGTCTAATTGCGCCAGCATTCCGCGAACTTTTTCAATGTCAACATAGAGGAACTCGCGAAGTATCAATCCAACTCCCAGGTTCAGGTTTCGCCGCAGCCGCGTGTACTAAGTGCCAGAGGCTTAAACCCGTGATCTCGCCCCAGCGCAATCCGTCCACACCCGCTCGTCCATTATGGACCGGTGCGTCAAGGAGGGCATCCTAAGCCGGCTGGCGCGAGCTGGGGGCGACGGGCCGGCGTATCGCGAAGAGGCTCAGGTTGTACAGCCATCCGTACAGCCAAGACGACCGACGGACGTGGGCCGGGGCCGACGATGGGCGACACAGCGAGCAGG contains:
- a CDS encoding DUF6414 family protein — protein: MILREFLYVDIEKVRGMLAQLDGGIAEEARNTTKNDKRTEAGVKGFAGHYQGWGEENYTTKSLGDALFPTLEDALDSSGLIKDLSDQLQSAPFWTSTELRESTPPGTLVRIAAPGSLFDARYVAASLAGFASTHSGLEGIGAATATSSSPPARQGKGRPARAKGDKSPETINQLEDTIPDFNPMRNTDGSQGIGPEFFRGLVKIARGLFTPGLHLNLYPTDNDTHSIGVRLQEGRQFLDGDPEILFARYGTGNQNWTVVGTIGHYANAKDRVSPEYADITDGAGQVVRGRTAAFVNSYMRFLGALGFADVPQWPGFNVVPLAVYRIIASSASEVEAP